A window of Zavarzinella sp. contains these coding sequences:
- a CDS encoding Trx7/PDZ domain-containing (seleno)protein: MADWKFYGRKELLTFSLIALTLILLYPASVSAQKGKFRDDAGRYGWTEDLPAAMKEAKRTGKPVVVILRCIPUGDCQDFYGQVVRLEKFKDIADRFIRVRLTRVIDVDIHQLEFDFDLTMMTFFLSPEGKVYSRFGGRDSKDAENRLSLAGFRHTMESVLAEHAKKAPQVTERKVEKPKYPREMNIAKRGCVHCHNVKEKQEIDLTMAGKWSRDLVWRYPPPDNVGLIPDVDRGNVVKIVKPESPAAKAGLKSGDQLRSLNQVPIHSFGDAIFALDHAPAKGGIDVTWERDGKAMSAKLEMTDGWKKTDITWRASQQHRIPSLKLYGDDLTADEKKALGLKPGQLAFRQQKEVSSYVAKAGFKPGDVIIGVDDLEPEMSMTDFLFVVRSNYLVGDRVNVHIFRDGKRIKVPMKLIQ; this comes from the coding sequence ATGGCGGACTGGAAATTTTACGGGCGAAAAGAACTGCTGACATTCAGCCTGATCGCTCTCACCCTCATCTTACTATATCCGGCTTCCGTTTCGGCACAAAAAGGGAAGTTCCGCGACGACGCCGGGCGATACGGGTGGACTGAAGACCTGCCCGCCGCGATGAAGGAGGCGAAGCGGACCGGTAAACCCGTCGTCGTGATCTTGCGGTGCATCCCCTGAGGGGACTGCCAGGACTTCTACGGGCAGGTTGTCCGATTAGAGAAGTTCAAGGATATTGCCGACCGGTTCATCCGTGTGCGTCTGACACGCGTGATCGACGTGGACATTCACCAGTTGGAGTTCGACTTCGACCTGACCATGATGACGTTTTTCCTCAGCCCCGAGGGCAAGGTCTACAGCCGGTTCGGTGGTCGGGATTCCAAGGATGCGGAGAACCGGCTGTCCCTCGCCGGATTTCGCCACACGATGGAGTCAGTTCTGGCCGAGCACGCAAAGAAAGCTCCCCAGGTCACTGAGCGGAAGGTCGAAAAGCCTAAGTACCCGCGCGAAATGAACATCGCGAAGCGCGGGTGCGTCCACTGCCACAACGTGAAGGAGAAACAGGAGATCGATCTCACCATGGCGGGCAAGTGGAGCCGCGACCTGGTGTGGCGATATCCGCCCCCGGACAACGTCGGCCTCATCCCCGATGTCGACCGCGGCAACGTGGTCAAGATCGTGAAGCCGGAGTCGCCAGCCGCTAAGGCCGGACTGAAATCCGGGGACCAACTTCGTTCTCTCAACCAGGTTCCGATTCACTCGTTCGGCGATGCTATCTTCGCCCTCGACCACGCTCCGGCGAAAGGCGGGATTGACGTGACGTGGGAGCGAGACGGCAAAGCGATGTCCGCCAAACTCGAAATGACTGATGGGTGGAAAAAGACGGACATTACTTGGCGGGCGTCGCAACAGCATCGCATCCCGTCCCTCAAACTGTACGGCGATGACCTGACGGCGGACGAGAAGAAAGCCCTAGGGTTGAAGCCGGGCCAACTCGCGTTCCGCCAGCAGAAAGAGGTGAGTTCGTACGTTGCCAAGGCGGGATTCAAGCCCGGCGATGTCATCATTGGTGTCGATGACTTGGAGCCAGAAATGTCGATGACTGACTTCCTCTTCGTGGTTCGTAGTAACTACCTGGTCGGCGATCGGGTGAACGTCCACATCTTCCGCGACGGCAAGCGGATCAAGGTTCCGATGAAACTTATTCAGTAG
- a CDS encoding HEAT repeat domain-containing protein, with translation MNILASLRTFDGKHTDILEQLNATLPRNDNSLEELLAIATHDNVQLQVGSTWILKRWHDEGEPIIETRIPTFVEVLIHAEYWEVRLHMLQILATISIPPNIAAALKKTLRKLLTEDNKFVRGWAYSVFASIGDQDSSCRKQILSLLDEAENDEAASVKARVRQIRKRYSWAKPSNS, from the coding sequence ATGAACATCCTGGCATCATTGCGTACATTCGATGGTAAGCACACGGATATCCTTGAGCAACTTAACGCAACTTTGCCAAGAAACGATAATTCACTGGAAGAGCTCCTTGCTATTGCCACACATGACAACGTTCAATTGCAAGTTGGATCGACTTGGATTCTGAAACGATGGCATGACGAAGGTGAACCCATCATTGAGACCCGTATTCCGACTTTTGTCGAAGTTCTGATTCATGCTGAGTATTGGGAAGTTCGGCTGCACATGTTACAGATTCTTGCAACGATTTCCATTCCTCCAAACATTGCTGCAGCACTTAAAAAAACGCTGCGTAAACTGTTGACTGAGGATAACAAGTTCGTTCGCGGGTGGGCATACAGCGTCTTTGCCTCGATCGGGGATCAGGATTCATCCTGTCGGAAACAAATTTTATCCTTGTTGGATGAAGCTGAGAACGACGAGGCGGCTTCTGTAAAGGCAAGAGTTCGACAAATTCGAAAACGCTATTCTTGGGCAAAACCATCGAATTCGTGA
- a CDS encoding DUF1501 domain-containing protein, with the protein MNRRQALATVANGFGYAAFLGLMQEKAFGGRTDPMAPKPTHFPAKAKSVIFLYMDGGPSAMDTFDPKPLLDKEHGKPIKMKVEPTQFNNVGNVLKSPWKFQNCGESGMPISDLFPNVRKHADDLAVIRSVVANFSEHTNANYFLHSGHGQQGRPSMGAWVTYGIGSESQELPGFIVLGSGLIPPGGLDCFGSGFLPASYQGSLFQNGPQPLADLQPLEKTSDLQQRKLALLRKLDQASIAQKGDDPLIEAAMSNYELAFRMQRSVPEAADITKETKLTTQLYGIGEKATDTFGKQCLIARRLVERGVRFIELLCPSVGHDRWDQHANLQKGHDDNARAVDLPIAGLLADLKARDLLKSTLVIWGGEFGRTPMAQGNGRDHNPFGFSMWMAGGGIKGGTIHGATDEYGYHAIQDKVQVHDIHATMLHLLGLDHKKVTMRFSGRDMRLTDVHGELIRPILA; encoded by the coding sequence ATGAATCGACGACAAGCACTTGCCACTGTGGCCAATGGTTTTGGGTATGCTGCCTTCCTGGGTTTGATGCAGGAAAAGGCGTTTGGTGGTCGCACCGATCCGATGGCACCCAAGCCCACGCACTTTCCCGCGAAGGCGAAATCGGTGATATTCCTCTATATGGATGGTGGGCCGTCTGCGATGGACACCTTCGATCCGAAGCCACTGCTGGACAAAGAACATGGCAAGCCGATTAAAATGAAGGTGGAGCCTACCCAGTTCAATAACGTGGGCAACGTGCTGAAATCGCCATGGAAGTTTCAGAACTGTGGCGAAAGTGGCATGCCGATCAGCGATCTGTTCCCCAACGTGCGGAAACATGCGGACGATCTGGCTGTCATCCGCTCGGTGGTGGCGAATTTTTCCGAACATACTAACGCCAACTATTTTCTGCATTCCGGCCATGGCCAGCAGGGCCGTCCCAGCATGGGTGCGTGGGTTACTTACGGCATTGGCAGCGAATCGCAGGAACTCCCCGGCTTCATTGTGCTGGGCAGTGGCCTGATCCCTCCCGGTGGGCTGGATTGCTTTGGCAGTGGTTTTCTGCCCGCCAGCTATCAGGGTTCGCTTTTTCAGAATGGCCCACAGCCACTGGCCGATCTGCAGCCACTGGAAAAGACCAGCGATCTGCAACAGCGGAAATTAGCCTTGTTGAGAAAACTGGATCAGGCATCGATTGCCCAGAAAGGTGACGACCCCCTGATTGAAGCCGCAATGAGCAATTACGAACTGGCTTTCCGCATGCAGCGGAGTGTGCCTGAAGCAGCCGACATCACCAAAGAAACCAAACTTACTACTCAACTGTATGGGATTGGCGAAAAAGCCACCGATACTTTCGGGAAGCAGTGCCTGATTGCCCGCCGACTGGTGGAACGTGGGGTACGATTTATTGAACTACTCTGCCCATCGGTGGGGCATGATCGTTGGGATCAGCACGCCAATCTGCAGAAAGGCCACGATGACAACGCACGTGCGGTGGATTTGCCGATTGCCGGATTACTGGCCGATCTGAAGGCCCGCGACCTGCTGAAATCGACGCTGGTGATCTGGGGTGGGGAATTCGGCCGCACCCCGATGGCACAGGGGAACGGTCGCGACCACAACCCGTTTGGCTTTTCCATGTGGATGGCAGGTGGGGGAATCAAAGGCGGCACCATCCACGGTGCCACCGATGAATATGGCTACCACGCCATTCAGGATAAAGTTCAAGTGCACGATATTCACGCCACCATGCTGCACCTGCTGGGACTGGACCACAAAAAGGTAACGATGCGGTTCAGCGGGCGAGATATGCGATTAACCGATGTCCACGGAGAGCTGATTCGACCAATTCTAGCCTGA
- the cysK gene encoding cysteine synthase A — protein sequence MSDFKVSRGTTYENITECIGNTPIIKLRRVVGDSVGHVYGKLENFNPLWSVKDRIGVAMIEDAEKAGKITKDTIIVEPTSGNTGIGLAFACAAKGYRLVVTMPESMSLERRRLLKAFGAELHLTPPEKGMGGAVGRAEELINEFGGEPKAFMPQQFKNPSNPAVHRRTTAEEIWTATGGKIDYLVCGVGTGGTITGCTEVLKERNPNMKSIAVEPAVSNVLYQHIFEGVAPDQVKRGPHKIQGIGAGFIPGIILDGLARAKAAGKTLIDEIITVTDEESFETARRLAKEEGMLCGISCGAAASAAIRLAHRPETAGKTIVVVLPDLGERYLSTALYPQE from the coding sequence ATGTCCGATTTTAAGGTCTCTCGCGGCACCACTTATGAGAATATTACCGAATGTATTGGCAATACCCCCATCATCAAACTGCGTCGCGTGGTGGGCGATAGCGTTGGCCATGTCTACGGTAAATTAGAAAACTTTAATCCTTTGTGGTCTGTGAAAGACCGCATCGGCGTGGCAATGATCGAAGATGCCGAGAAAGCGGGCAAAATCACCAAAGACACGATCATTGTGGAGCCCACCAGCGGCAACACAGGGATTGGTCTGGCCTTCGCGTGTGCCGCGAAAGGCTACCGCCTGGTGGTGACGATGCCAGAAAGCATGTCGCTGGAGCGTCGTCGTCTGTTAAAGGCATTTGGGGCCGAATTACACCTGACCCCACCTGAAAAAGGGATGGGTGGTGCCGTAGGACGTGCCGAAGAACTAATTAATGAGTTTGGCGGCGAGCCGAAAGCCTTTATGCCACAACAGTTTAAGAATCCTTCGAACCCGGCAGTGCACCGTCGCACCACGGCAGAAGAAATCTGGACTGCCACTGGTGGCAAAATTGATTATCTGGTCTGTGGCGTGGGCACCGGTGGCACTATCACAGGGTGCACCGAAGTGCTGAAAGAACGCAATCCCAACATGAAATCGATTGCTGTGGAACCCGCAGTAAGTAACGTATTGTACCAGCACATTTTTGAAGGTGTGGCACCGGATCAGGTTAAGCGTGGCCCCCACAAGATTCAGGGGATTGGTGCTGGTTTTATCCCCGGGATTATTCTGGATGGCCTGGCACGTGCCAAAGCAGCCGGAAAAACCCTGATTGATGAAATTATCACCGTGACCGATGAGGAATCGTTTGAAACCGCACGCCGACTGGCCAAAGAAGAGGGGATGTTGTGCGGCATCAGTTGTGGTGCGGCAGCCTCTGCAGCCATTCGCCTGGCCCACCGTCCGGAA